From Nguyenibacter vanlangensis, one genomic window encodes:
- a CDS encoding LysR substrate-binding domain-containing protein, giving the protein MHRRDLNDHVYFVAVVAHGGFSAAARVLHEPKSKLSRRIADLEGRLGARLIERSSRRFRVTELGRAFYERCRAMLDEADAAEAIVSAAQAEPAGVIRFSCPTGMVTVITDLITGFLARYPKVRLQLIAVDRPVDLIEERIDVALRVRLALTSDAALTMRSLGHSVRIMVAHPRIAMHVAALADLATAPLLTTSDEAVDCIWPLVNAQGETYEVRRTPRLGSHDMVAMREAAIAGLGVAWLPDHLCQEAIDSGQLVQVLPEWTGREGIVHLVFTTRRGLPSAVRAFIDHLAAGFPKNL; this is encoded by the coding sequence ATGCACCGGCGCGATCTCAACGATCATGTCTATTTCGTCGCGGTCGTGGCTCATGGCGGATTTTCGGCGGCGGCACGCGTCTTGCACGAGCCGAAATCCAAGCTCAGTCGCCGCATCGCGGATCTGGAAGGTCGGCTGGGTGCGCGGCTGATCGAACGATCGAGCCGCCGCTTCCGTGTCACCGAACTCGGCCGCGCCTTTTACGAACGATGCCGCGCGATGCTGGATGAAGCCGACGCCGCCGAGGCGATCGTCAGCGCGGCCCAGGCGGAGCCGGCGGGGGTGATCCGCTTCAGTTGCCCGACCGGGATGGTGACGGTCATTACAGACTTGATCACGGGCTTTCTCGCCCGCTATCCGAAGGTGCGGCTGCAACTCATAGCCGTCGACCGGCCCGTCGATCTGATCGAGGAGCGGATTGACGTGGCGTTGCGCGTGCGCCTGGCACTGACCTCGGACGCGGCATTGACCATGCGCTCACTCGGGCATTCGGTTCGCATCATGGTGGCACACCCGCGTATCGCCATGCACGTCGCGGCCTTGGCCGATCTGGCGACTGCCCCGCTCCTGACGACCAGCGACGAAGCCGTCGACTGCATCTGGCCGCTGGTGAACGCACAGGGCGAAACCTATGAGGTTCGCAGGACGCCACGGCTTGGCTCGCACGACATGGTCGCGATGCGCGAGGCAGCGATCGCGGGCCTCGGCGTCGCCTGGCTGCCCGATCATCTTTGTCAGGAAGCGATCGACTCTGGCCAACTTGTTCAGGTCCTGCCGGAATGGACAGGTCGGGAGGGTATCGTCCATCTGGTCTTCACGACGCGCCGTGGGCTCCCGTCCGCCGTGCGCGCGTTCATCGATCACCTCGCAGCGGGCTTCCCCAAAAACCTGTGA
- a CDS encoding GlxA family transcriptional regulator, whose product MMMPAPSDALAIWFVVFPGFELLDVSGPLCAFHLARDFHRTGYDIRTVSVSGGLVASSSGVTIDTVQPSMPGRLDTLVIVGAPDTEMLSRQNDLIALVRMLAPHARRSASVCTGTFVLAAAGLLDGHRVTTHWRHTADLQRRYPLLKVEADRIFIHDGAIWTSAGITAGIDLALAMIEEDFGIENSKAVARELVVYHRRSGGQSQFSTLLDLEPRPGRIRDAIAYIHTHLREPLSVERLANVARISPRQFARQFVVETGETPARAVERLRCDAALPRIENTSEPLDQIALHVGFRDLERMRRACLRVYGQPPQALRRSSRHRA is encoded by the coding sequence ATGATGATGCCGGCTCCCTCCGATGCCCTTGCCATTTGGTTCGTCGTGTTTCCCGGCTTCGAACTCCTCGATGTGAGTGGCCCGTTATGCGCGTTTCATCTAGCGCGCGACTTTCATCGGACGGGCTATGACATCCGGACCGTCTCGGTATCCGGCGGGCTCGTGGCCAGTTCATCGGGAGTGACAATCGACACCGTCCAGCCATCTATGCCCGGGCGCCTCGATACGCTTGTGATCGTGGGGGCTCCCGATACGGAGATGCTCTCCCGGCAGAATGATCTGATTGCACTCGTGCGCATGCTGGCGCCTCATGCGCGGCGCAGCGCCAGCGTCTGCACCGGAACGTTCGTTCTGGCGGCAGCCGGGCTGCTTGACGGACATCGCGTGACGACCCATTGGCGTCATACGGCTGATCTCCAGCGTCGCTACCCCTTGCTCAAGGTCGAGGCCGACCGGATTTTCATTCACGATGGTGCGATCTGGACCTCGGCGGGCATTACCGCCGGCATCGATCTTGCGCTGGCGATGATCGAGGAGGATTTCGGGATCGAAAATTCCAAGGCTGTCGCGAGGGAACTTGTGGTTTATCATCGCCGCAGTGGTGGTCAGTCTCAGTTTTCGACTCTTCTCGACCTGGAGCCGCGCCCGGGGCGCATTCGCGACGCTATCGCCTATATTCATACGCACTTGCGGGAGCCATTGTCGGTTGAGCGGCTGGCAAATGTCGCGAGGATCAGTCCACGCCAGTTCGCCCGACAGTTCGTCGTGGAGACGGGGGAGACACCGGCTCGCGCAGTCGAGCGCCTGCGGTGTGATGCCGCTCTTCCACGTATCGAAAATACGAGCGAACCTTTAGACCAGATCGCCTTGCATGTTGGCTTCCGCGACCTCGAACGCATGCGTCGTGCATGCCTGCGCGTATATGGACAGCCGCCACAGGCTCTACGTCGGTCAAGTCGTCATAGAGCCTAA
- a CDS encoding HD domain-containing protein — protein MIDTLRSGTSINGIVVPDSSLGRAITEFIRDTESDLLFNHSSRVYFFGALAGQQRELTFNPELLYAAAMFHDIGLMPSHSSETLRFEVDGANAARDFLKSHDVDPSDIEKVWTGIALHTTPGVPEFMHPVIALTTAGVEMDVLGLTYDQYPDTVREAVVAAFPRTPHFKEDIIQAFYDGIRHKPDTTFGNVKADVIADKEPHFHKGNFCSIIRTSRWNA, from the coding sequence ATGATAGATACGCTTCGTTCTGGGACGAGCATCAATGGCATCGTTGTGCCGGATTCCTCTCTTGGCCGCGCGATCACGGAGTTTATTCGCGATACCGAAAGCGACCTGCTCTTTAATCATTCGAGCCGCGTCTATTTCTTCGGCGCGCTTGCCGGGCAGCAGCGCGAACTGACCTTCAATCCCGAACTCCTCTATGCTGCCGCGATGTTCCACGATATCGGATTGATGCCATCGCACAGCAGCGAGACTCTTCGTTTCGAAGTTGACGGCGCCAATGCCGCACGGGACTTCCTCAAGAGTCACGATGTCGATCCATCCGACATCGAAAAGGTCTGGACGGGCATCGCCCTCCACACGACCCCAGGCGTGCCGGAATTCATGCATCCCGTGATCGCGCTCACCACGGCCGGCGTCGAAATGGACGTTCTCGGCCTTACGTACGACCAGTATCCCGACACGGTCCGCGAGGCAGTCGTCGCCGCCTTTCCAAGGACACCGCATTTCAAGGAAGATATCATCCAGGCATTCTACGACGGTATCCGCCATAAGCCGGACACGACCTTCGGTAACGTAAAGGCGGATGTGATCGCTGATAAAGAGCCGCATTTTCACAAGGGAAACTTCTGCTCAATCATCCGCACATCGCGCTGGAATGCCTGA